Genomic segment of Nostoc sp. GT001:
ATAAGCTCTTGAGTTAGGAAAATAAGGATGAAGTTATTTTATTCTTCTTTCTCTTGCTCTTGAAGATCACTGGAACAGATAATTTTCACTTTCTTAAAGTTTATTACTTGGAGCAGATGTCAAACATTCACACCTTGCAAAAAATTTTTCCTGCGGGTTTCGATAACGGTTATGGAAGCCTCAAACTTTTAGTCGAAGGGTTTGAAGTAGTTCGTGTCCCCAGCTATATAACTAATGCCGAGATGGAAGATGTGCCAGGGCGTGTAGTTTTCAACGGTACTGCTTACACAGTTGGAGAGTCAGCTTACCGGACAGGGAATTATTTTGACCGCAACACAGACAATAATGAAAACAAAGTCAACAACGCATTATTAACTTTATTGGGTGCATTGGCACATCTACCACACCGTAAGGCTTGGCACTTAAAATTAGTCGTCAGCTTACATGATGTTGGTCTGGCTGAAGAATTGCAAAAAGTACTAAACGGAGAATATCAGCCAATACTTGCTGGCAAACAATCAGACGTGAAGATCGAAGTGCTGAAAGTTGTACTAGAAGGGATGGGTGCATTGTTTGGGCATCCACTACCGAAAAAATTAACCATTTTAGACTTTGGCAATGGAACAACCCTGTATTCTCGTTACAACCGGGGTCAACGAGAAGTTCACACCGCCTACCCCATCGGTGTGGAAGTTCTCATCGATGATATCTCC
This window contains:
- a CDS encoding ParM/StbA family protein, whose product is MSNIHTLQKIFPAGFDNGYGSLKLLVEGFEVVRVPSYITNAEMEDVPGRVVFNGTAYTVGESAYRTGNYFDRNTDNNENKVNNALLTLLGALAHLPHRKAWHLKLVVSLHDVGLAEELQKVLNGEYQPILAGKQSDVKIEVLKVVLEGMGALFGHPLPKKLTILDFGNGTTLYSRYNRGQREVHTAYPIGVEVLIDDISQKMKHLNGGKIGDASKIRFCLEMGHTRYSRDIDIKDIYSACLKDWYEKYLKKAVNLTLDAKHQGDEIWAIGGGCLLPGFKKLLEKNGFKILDNPVEANVSGLLEMAKAINSKNPATSIK